In the genome of Labeo rohita strain BAU-BD-2019 chromosome 2, IGBB_LRoh.1.0, whole genome shotgun sequence, the window AGgacgttttttgttttatttcagagaTTTGTACAATGTGAcgattatatatattaaagtaaaagacTTAATTAAAATCCACAACAGCAATCTTTATTAACTAGTTTTCCAACACAAGCGACTGAATGATTTATGACGACCACGTATCACGTGACCACTGACGCTTCCGCAGCGCTCTgcataatatttacacatatataaaaacaccACTGACAGCTTACAAactaatatacatttaatttaaaatatgcaattaaacaacaaaaatacgtAAGAATTAAAAATTTGTATGTATAATTATTTCCTGGCCGCCAAACCCCGCCCACTCTGTCATTGTAATGTCATTTTCGCTGTCAGTCTTTTAGTTTATTCGACTTCTTTGAGAAATTACGTGGATTTAAAACAGATAAAAGTGCTTAAATAcacacttaaaataaacaaattagtaatttaacaaaaacattatttttccaGGCCGCTAAACCCCGCCCATTCAGTCATCggcatttagtttgtttttctaATCAGTTTATTCGGACTCCTTGAATACATTTGTAGGTTTTAAACAGTTATCAATGGTgatatatgaaattaaaataaaaaaattagtaattaaaaaagcataattttttCCTAGCTGCCAAACTCCGCCCACTCTGTCATTGTAATGTACTTTTTGCTGTCAGTCTTTTAGTTTATTCGATTTCTTTGAGAAATTACGTGGATTTAAAACAGATAAAAGTGCTTAAATACgcacttaaaataaacaaattagtaatttaaaaaaatatatattatttccatGCCGCTAAACCCCGCCCATTCAGTCATCGTCATTTCGTTTGTTTTTCTAATCAGTTTATTCGGACTCCTTGAATACATTTGTGGGTTTTAAACAGTTATCAATGGTGATACacgaaattaaaaaaaaaaaaaaagagtatttaaaaaagcataattattTCCTAGCCGCTAAACCCCGCCCACTCTGTCACTGTAATGTCATTTTCGCTGTCAGTCTTTTAGTTTATTCGATTTCTTTGAGAAAATACGTGGATTTAAAACAGATAAAAGTGCTTAAATACgcacttaaaataaacaaattagtaatttaacaaaaacattattatttccAGGCCGCTAAACCCCGCCCATTCAGTCATCGTCATTTCGTTTGTTTTTCTAATCAGTTTATTTGGACTCCTTGAATGCATCAGTGGGTTTTAAACGGTTATCAGTGGTGATACacgaaattaaaagaaaaaaaaaagagtatttaaaaaagcataattattTCCTAGCCGCTAAACCCCGCCCACTCTGTCATCGCCCTGTCATTCTTGTTGTCATTCTGTCTTATCCATTTATTCGGTTTCTTTGAGGAaatatgtggatttttaaaCAGCTGGACGCGTCGATCTAGTTCATTAGGGTGTATTTTCGAAGTATACTCGGAATTGAACATTTTCTGATTTATAAAGCCAGGGATTTTGATTGGAGATCATGTCGTACTGCTCGTTCCAGGCGCAGCTCGTGTCCATCATGGACATTGTCGCCAAAGCGGCGGTAGCGGAGATCAACCGGCGAGTGGAGGAGAGCTGCGCGGTCATCCGACTGGAACTGAGCCGCAGCCGGAAGGACATCGATGCTCTCAAGAGGAAATGCGTGATTATGGACAGCGAGCTGAGGAGGGTCAAGGGACGGGGCAGGAggagaggtcagaggtcaccaTCAGTGCGCTTACACACAAGTACTATAGTAATACCACGGTATTTACAAAAGTACTGCAAAGAATGGCATCCTACTTCTACCATGGGACCATAAGATAACAACTAGCACATAATCTATAGTaagaaatgattaaaaactaaTGTTACATAAATAACAACTGGACTTTCTAATCATTTGTAACCAGTTCTGAAGGATTCTGATGCAAACTGACAGATCTGCAtgtaataaaacacataaattcCAGTAGGATTGTGAATTGATTAAAGAGGATAGCAGATGTGTAATGGTGCATGTGTTGGATGTGTTTCAGTGTGGATGTGTGGAACGTCAGAACGCTTTCCTACACCCTTCAAGACGCTGAGAGACGCCGACGCAGCTGCGATCAGAGATCAAGACCAGAATCCAGATCAGACGCACAACATCCAACAGGTGACGAACACAGACTCACACTGACATTCAGATCAGCTTTCTCATATTATCCCATTATcccatatatacacacacacacaccgccagtcaaaagtttttgaacagtaagatttttaatgtattttaaagaaatctcttctgctcaccaagcctgaattgttttggtccaaagtacagcaaaactgtaaaattgtgaaatatttttactacttaaaataagagttttcagtgtgaatatattttaaaatgtaatttatttctgtgatcaaaactgaatttttagcgtctttagtgtcacatgatccttcagaaatcattctaatatgctgatttgctgctcaacaaacatttttattattatcattattatcagtatttaaaacagttgagtacattttgttttatgattctttgatgaatagaaagatccaaagatcagcatttatctgaattaaaaagcttttgtaacattatacactataccattccaAAAGCTTAGAGTCTGtatcatttctttatttttgtttttttggagagaaatgacagaaattgatactttttatttagcaaggatgctttaaatgtatcaaaagtgatgataaagacatttataatgttacaaaatatttttatttcacataaatgctgtacttctgaactttctattcatcaaagaaacctgaaaaaaatctacttagctgttttcaacataataataataataataataataataataaatggtttttgagcagcaaatattatcagaatattagaatgatttctgaaggatcatgtgacactaaagactggagtaatgatgttaaaaaatcagctttgaaatcgcaggaataaattaaattttaaaatatattcaaatagaaaacagttattttgaatagtaaaaatattttaaaattttactgtttttgctggatcaaataaatgcaggcttggtgagacttctttaaaaacatcaaaaaaaatcttactgttctaaaacttttgactggtagagtatatttgtatttacttatttttgttataGGTTGTatcttaaaaaattatttcttatatGATTTTTAGAAATCCTTATGCTGTTACCATAAATGACCGTGAATGTCATGgaaattcagtgttattttagtatcactgagaaaatattctatttttaataatattttgaattagtttttttttttttaagtttaagtttttttttaagtttttaagtagatttatggattttttttaatatgcctgtgtagtttttttgtatatatttttatttcagctattttctaTTAGGTaattttcagggttttttttgtttgttattatagTACATCAAATTGAAAGTtagaaatagtaaaataatttttttatatatatattttataatagtaataaggtttttttttccagttaaagttaaattatcagcagatgtgtttgattaatCGGACTAAATTAAAACACTGATATCTGACGGTGTGTTTTGTAGACCGTCTGTTCACTGGAGGAGGGAATCGGAGCTCCAGCGATCAAACAAGAGCAACAGGAACAGGAATCAGGCAGCGGCGCAGGAGGTACGATCACATCTAACACtagaaaactacattttagatgAGTCCAGATTTGacagaacaaaaacactgaatgcAAGTAATTGCATTCAATCTGCATTtaactaaaatgcatttttatttaattgcaacATGCTTAATTGAAGTGTTGTGTAtagtctttaaaatatattgatttcGTAATAACTGCTCTAAAAAGTCTGCTTTCCACTTTAAAACACAGGGAATTGTCTCTTCGATCATGAGGAGCAGAACATCCAGCAGATCCAAGCTCAGGAGAACATGGAGAACCAAAAACCACCGTTAGGAGCTTCAGAGATCCAAAACACACATTTCACTCATTCACAGACGCACGCAGAGCGAGAGAAACGTGAAGAAGAGCGTCTAAACGTTTTGGGACTTCAGGTTAAAGCTGAGAAGGACGATGAGGAGCCGAGAGTTCATCTGAGGTTTGCACAGCTGTGGACTGCGGTCCCCGAAACAAGTGCCGAGATCCAGGTGGAAAACACAGAACGGACGTTTCCGATGTCACAAAACACGACCGTCTTCAGCACAGAAATGTCCAGAAACACTCTGCATCCTGTGGAGACACAGATGGAGCTGTATGAGCCTGAACAGATCAATGCAAACGATCAAATGATGAGTGCTGTAGTCGACACGGTTCACGGGCCGCCCGCGAGCGTCCGCCGTCTCCGGACTCGCTGGCGCTCGAGTGTGGACGCGGAGAAGCGTTTCAGCTGCTCGTTCTGCGAGAAGAGCTTCAGTCGGTTCAGTCAGCTGAAGGAGCATCTGCGCAGTCACACGGGCGAGAAGCCCTTCGCCTGCGCTCAGTGCGGCCGCAGCTTCACCAAACACTGCAACCTGATCCGGCACGCCGTGGTGCACAGCGGAGAGAAGCCGTACCAGTGCGGCCAGTGCGGGAAACGCTTCACGCAGCGCTCCAGTCTCAAATCGCACCAGAGGACGCACTCGGGCGCTTGGGATCATCACAGCTGACAGCGGCACATCTGCTGATTCACTGAGGATTACATCTGGAACTTTTTTGTTATGTTAACGTCGCATTTTTAGATGTACTTTTTACACTTTCAaagtgtattttcatattttgtttgtaGATTGTATCgatttatgtgttttttgtgcagtttatttatgattttctgcatggttaaataaaacaaatgctaAAAAGTGGTTCAACTGTTATGGTTTGTTCTTCTCTGGAGAGTTAGACGGGtcatacaaggtgcttaaagtacttaaagtacttaaatttaactttttttaaacgtaAGGCCTAGAAAATGCCCTCGAAactagcaatattcctgaagaggtgctttgaaaagtgcttgaattattgaaagacaatgtatctataaaataagtgtttaattttgtttatgcaTCTTTAATATCTAATGACTGTGAATGTCATGAAcattcagtgttgttttagtatcacTAAGAAACTAttctattttttctgttttattttttatttaaaatgttagttttttttttttttttgtcattttattagatttatgtatttattttttaatttgcctATGTAGGtttttttgtatacatttttatttttttaattttttatttcagctattttcagggtttttttgttgttgttattttagtacatcaaattgaaaattagaaatagtaaaataaggggtttttaaatatattttataatagtaatgctttttttccagttaaagttaaattatcAGCAGATATGTTTAATTAATCTGACTAAATTAAAACACTGATATCTGACAGTGTGTTTTGTGTCTTtaatatctaataataataatatctaatatctaaaaataaattcattcattcattctcaatataaaaatgacagcTAAATTATGACCTGTGGTTTTCTACTTGGATTACTTTCCATTAAATATTACACTGCAcattaccatatatatatatatatatatatatatatatatatatatatatatatatatattcaaaaaaagttctcaatataaaaaatgactgtCACGTATAAAatcaaactatatatataaaaaagtatattacattaaattatctttgaattatgcatattttaacaaaataaagaacttaataaagaatacattttaagcaatttgttaaataattaaaaacagggtttgtacaaggtgcttaaagttcTTGAAGTACTTACATTTgactctttttattttaaaaaccttgaaaatatctatatttctgaagaggtacttgaaaagtgctttaattattaaaaaaagacaatgtaTGTATAAagaaagtgtttaatttttatatgtatctttaatatcttttcacgcaaaattcacacaattaagaaaaataatacttttctcgctaattacaattaatgtcataaaactagcgagatgaagacgcgaaaagaggaacagatgaaccgaatAAATTCATCAAccgagtcatttacgctggagcTGCTCCGAttgattcgaactcgggacatcgatcattcatttcaagctaTTCATTAGCaataaaacagatcaaattaaaagagccaattatttttgaatttcagCATCGCTTGtaacgattttaaaaagcacgtataGTGGTGGGTGAAGTTTTTCGAAACGCAGAATCAATTTAACcattgcgtcgcaaaatgattcactttttcaaagcgctccaatcggatcgcgaatcatttgattcagacttgccctgcgtcccaatgtgcatactatccgcCCTATCTGCCCGAAGTagtattgaatatatatatatatagtatctCGATTTGATTTATATCTGAActtcgcgtatcgcgaatcatttgattggatcgcgggtttgtgaatcgtttcgcgaattgaatgattcgcgatcggCGTTTCGAGTCCTGTTCTGAAATGATGGTGCGCGAATAATTACTcggatcgggacttcggagcgcggatcgcgaatcatttgattcagatcggaacttcggagcgggttcgtgaatcatttcacGAATTGAAACCATTAAatcagtacagttataaaaacaaaactaagaaaaaacCGTGTTTCATATCCATTTAATTACATCAATCCATAAATGAAACGttaagacaaaattaaaataacattttaaacacacacatatatatatatatatacacactaccgttcaaaagtttggggtcagtacatttttgtttcttttctttttattgttttttttttttttaagaaattaatacttttattcaccaaggatgtattaagttaataattaaaagtttattaaaagttaataataaataatttacattgttataaaatatttatattttgaataaacactgtactttctaaacttgttattcatgaaagaatcctgaaaaaaaaaaaaaaaaaaaaaaaaaaaaaaaaaaaatcacaggttccaaaaaatatttggcagcacaactgttgatattatccaacattgatcattctaataatatatctgcatattagaatgatttctgaaggatcatgtgacacttaagactggagtaacagctgataaaaattcagcttttcatctcaggaataaattctattttaaagtgttaaaataaaaattttattttatattgtaaaaacattttgcaatattactgtttttttctatatttttaatcaaataaatgcagccttgatgagcataagagacttctttaaagactattacaagtcttactgaccccaaacttttgaacggtagtgtatatatatatatatatatatatatatatatatttttttttttttttttctaggaatgcccataaaaatatttacatttttaatgagatGCATATatcttctgaaagctgaataaataagttttccattgatgcatggtttgttaggataggacaaaaaTTGTTAGGATTTTTGGGAGATACATTGAAAACCTAGAATGAGggttcaaaaaaatcaaaacatggagaaaatcgcctttaaagttgtccaaataaagttcctagcaatgcatattactaattaaaaattacgttttgatatatttacggtaggaaatttacatatatcttaatggaacatgaccttgacctaatatcctaatgattttggcataaaacaaaaatctgtacttaaaactggttttgtggtcaatggttacatattttaaaaaacaattagcTTTTTCcaatcttattttttaattaatcgttttactgtatttgtcaCTTCTAGAACATAATCACGTATCTATAAAACCTTTCAAATCTGAGTGTATTAAACAATTACCATCAGTCTGACAGGTCACGATTTtgagtgttttgttgttgtcgttTTGGAGATTTTGAGGACCACTAAATAAAGTTTTTGCCGCCGCCCTTCTCTTCCGGTCTTTACGGTCGCCGCTGCTGCTGAAGGCGGAAGTGTTATTGTCCGCAGTTTGTGACATTACAGGATTAAATTCACTCAGACTTTGACAGAGCGATGATTTAAACACTTTCAGAAGGGAAAATGtcaaacagcagcagcagcagcagcgccGTGTTTGAGAGCAAACTGAAGTCGGTGCTGGAGTCCGCGGTGTCGGAGATCCTGCAGCTACACGAGGACGGACTGATGCTGATGAAGCTGCAGATCCGACAGAGAGACGCGCAGATCGGCGCGATGAAGAGCAGAGTCTCGGCGCTGGAGAGACTCTTACAGCGCGTCACCACAGCCAGCAGCACGGGTACACAACATTCACCAGTTCACCTCACTGAACAGTCAACAAGTGCGCTTTAGCTGCTTTCTTGTTAGTCACTCATTCATCATGGCTGCACTGGACAATACTTTCTACAATAACCACCTTGAGCAGTTAAACCAGCGTCACTCTTATGAAACCAGTTAAGAACATTTAGGTATTTAAGCTGGTTTTCTACTGCTGAATGACTTGCCACTGCTTTTATACTTTACATGATCCTTTTTTCAATCtcttaattttaataatctaaaaaacagtgctgtcaaatcgattaatcgcgtccaaaataagtttgtttacatgatATATGTGCGTGTGCGGTGTATAtctgtatgtataaatacacaaacatacatgtatatatttaagaaatatttacatgtatatgtgtattcatatttatatgcatgtatgtgtgtatatttatatatagaaataaatatacagaCTACACACACGTTATGCAACACAAACTTTCATTCTGGATGCGATTAACGTTAGAATAACGttctaaaagccaaaaaataaCTTTCTGGCAATGTTAGATTATCATTATGGGAACGTTCTAAAAACCAAAATctaacgttctgggaacgttataATAAGGTTACGGGAATGTTAGAATAACGTTCTAAAAACTAACGTTTTGGAGATGTTATATTAATGTTCTAaaaaccaaaaatgaacattctgggAATGTTATAGTAacattcttaaaacaaaaaaaaaaaaaaaaaaaaacaaacaacctaACTTTCTGGGaatgttatattaatgttaGGGGAACGTTAGAATAACgttctaaaaacaaacaaacaaaaaaataacgtTCTGGGAAAGGTATATTACCATTAGGGGAATGTTAGAATAACGTTCTAAAAACTAACGTTTTGGAGATGTTATATTAACGTTCTAaaaaccaaaaatgaacattctgggaaccaaaaataaacattctgggtatgttatattaatgttagggaaatgttaaaataacattctaaaaaccaaaaacgttctgggaacgttggATTATCATTCTGGGAATGttctacaaacaaaaaaataacgtTCTGGGGACGTTATATTAATATTCTATAAACCAAAAACTAATGTTCTGGGAACATTATATTAACGTTAAGGGAATGTTAAAATAACATCAGGGGAATATTAGAATAACGTTCTAAAAACCActttctgggaaccaaaaacaaacattctggGAATGTTATATTAACATTAGGTGAATGTTAGAATAATTAtctaaaaacttaaaactaaCATTCTGGGAACCAAAATCTCACATTCCGAGAACATTAACGTAATGTAATGTTCTGGGAATGTTAGATTATCATTCTGGGAATGTTCTACAAATCAAAAAGTAACATTCTGGGGACGTTATAATAACGttctaaaaaccaaaaacaaacattctgggaaccaaaaagtaacgttctgggaatgttatagtaacaatattaaaaaaaaaaaaaaaacctaactttctgtgaattaattaattaatgtattaatgttaGGGGAACATTAGAATAACATtctaacaacaaacaaacaaacaaaatgttctgGGAAAGGTATATTACCGTTAGGGGAATGTTAGAATAATGTTCTAAAAACCAGTCTGTGAATGTGAGATTAACTTTCTGGGAACGTTctacaaaccaaaccaaaccaaacacaTTCTGGGAATGTTAGGTTAATGTTctaaaaaccaaaaactaacATTCTGGGAACATTATAGTAATATAATGTTCTGGGAATGTTAGATTATCATTCTGGGAATGTTCTACAAATCAAAAAGTAACATTCTGGGAATGTTATAgtaatgttctttaaaaaaaaaaaaaaaaaaacaacaacaacaacaacaacttatCTTTCTGGGAACAAAATTTGACTTTCTGGGAATGTTACATTAATGTTAGGGGAATGTTAGAATAATGTTCTAAAAACCAGTCTGGGAATGTTAGATTAACATTCTGGGAACGTTCTACAAACCGTAAAGAAACGtaaagaaaactttcctggctaaccaaaaacaaaccataaaaaaaaataacattctggGAACCAAAATCTAATGTTCTGGGAACAttttgggaaccaaaaattgttagccAGTTAAAAACATTTAGGAATTTGATCTGGTTTCCTACTGCTGAATGATCTGCGACTGATTGGagatttcagtttgttttcagTGTGTTTTCTGGTTTATCTGCAGGGTGTCCCATTCAGAAACCTGCTTTTCATCTTCATCATGATAGAAATCTACACTCCAACCAGACAAACACTGATCCAGAGCTTCATACCAgtgcagaaacacacacacagatcaccTGCGCAGACAGAGAGGATGTGCAGCTCGCCGAAGACCTCGACGCTCCTCACAGCGAGGAAGACTTCGGTGGACTGCTGGAGGTGGAGATGAAGCAGAGCTTCCCATCTGAAATCACAGTTTCGGACCGGCAGGACAACACAGAACCTACAGCAGATTCACACTGCTCGCAGATGCCTGCAAACGCAGACGCATGCGCATACGCATCTGCGGAAAGCAGCTCATCCATCACTGCTAGACAAACTTTAAACAACCTCAGCTTTGAGTCCGTTAACCACAACTCATGGACCGACAGGACAGAACCAGACCTCATCCGAACGTTTCCAGATGAGAACGTAAACCGCAGCTGCGCAGACAGACGTGCATTTGCTACAGCGGCGCACCGGAGAGAAGCGGTGCATGAGAAGTGGTTCATCTGTTCGTTCTGCGGGAAAAGTTTCGACCGCTTCAGTCACCTGCAGATGCACCAGCGCATTCACACCGGAGAAAAACCCTTCCGCTGCGCAACCTGCGGCAAGAACTTCTCGCAGCAGAGCAACCTGCGCACGCACCAGAAGATACACCGCAAGACACGCACGTACACATGAagactagggatgcaccgaGTCTCTTCCGACCAGTTCTGTAAACTCGGTGCATCCCTAGAGAACTGATTAGAAGAGATTCAAGCTGTAGGTATCGGCAGATATCATTCTGAATAATCGGTTATCAGCTGAGAAACGTCCCATCGGTGCATCTCTAGTGAAACATACTGACATGCTACTGAAGAGCGACCGCTGTGCCTTTCATCGACTGTTTCTGTATTTTCATtcacattaacatttattaaatctCTTCACAGATCAATCATCTTCCTTTCTTTCAATAAACACTTACAGAAAACATATCTAGTTACAGTCTGGACGTTAACACTAGTTAGCAGAGTAAAAAACACCTACTAGTCACCAACAGAACATTTACACAAGAGtagtaacatttacaaatagtGCAATACTCTAACAAAATACAGTGTTGGAGTCTTTGTGAAGTAAATAGAATTGTAAAGAAGCAACCTGTTAATCTggtttaaattaacttaaaactgAAACAATATCTGCACTGACTGGTGGAAAATGTTGTAAAGGAGTAATGTCATATACCTAAAACTGGCgtcaaatagaaatattttatattgcatttatatatacaaaaacatttttaaaccagATGCTCTATTGGTCGTAAGTTTGGAataagtatgttttttaaaatgtttttgaaagagtctcttctgctcaccaaggctgcttttatttgagcaaaaatactgtaaaaatgtgaaataatattacaaattaaaacagctgttttctatgcgaatatctgttaaaatgtaatttatttctgtgatgcaaagctgaattttcagcatcattactccagtcttcagtcacatgattcttcagaaatcattctaatatgctgatttgctgctcaacaaacatttctgattattatcagtgttaaaaacacttGTATCGCCCAATATTTGTGTGAAAACTCAgaataattaatacttttatctggcttaaatttatcaaaagtgacagtaaagacatttatgttacaaacgatttctgtttcaaataaattttgaactttctattcaactGTGTAtcgtgaaaaataaaaatgtatcacagtttcaacaaaaatacggggcagcacaactgttttcaacattgataataatcagaaatgtttgttgagcagcaaatcagcatattagaataatttctgaaggatcatgtgacaccgaaaacgctgaaaattcagcttcgcatcccagaaataaattacagtttaacagatattcacaaaGAAAGCAGCTGTTTTACATTCTAAtactatttcacatttttactgtatgtttgatcaaatataaagaaacttctttaaaaaacatttattctaaaCTCTTGAGGGATAGtgtaagtatactacaaatataaaaatcctATAAAATCTCTTGTAGAAGAACATTTACTATTC includes:
- the LOC127182078 gene encoding zinc finger protein 189 gives rise to the protein MSYCSFQAQLVSIMDIVAKAAVAEINRRVEESCAVIRLELSRSRKDIDALKRKCVIMDSELRRVKGRGRRRVWMCGTSERFPTPFKTLRDADAAAIRDQDQNPDQTHNIQQTVCSLEEGIGAPAIKQEQQEQESGSGAGGNCLFDHEEQNIQQIQAQENMENQKPPLGASEIQNTHFTHSQTHAEREKREEERLNVLGLQVKAEKDDEEPRVHLRFAQLWTAVPETSAEIQVENTERTFPMSQNTTVFSTEMSRNTLHPVETQMELYEPEQINANDQMMSAVVDTVHGPPASVRRLRTRWRSSVDAEKRFSCSFCEKSFSRFSQLKEHLRSHTGEKPFACAQCGRSFTKHCNLIRHAVVHSGEKPYQCGQCGKRFTQRSSLKSHQRTHSGAWDHHSWKMSNSSSSSSAVFESKLKSVLESAVSEILQLHEDGLMLMKLQIRQRDAQIGAMKSRVSALERLLQRVTTASSTGCPIQKPAFHLHHDRNLHSNQTNTDPELHTSAETHTQITCADREDVQLAEDLDAPHSEEDFGGLLEVEMKQSFPSEITVSDRQDNTEPTADSHCSQMPANADACAYASAESSSSITARQTLNNLSFESVNHNSWTDRTEPDLIRTFPDENVNRSCADRRAFATAAHRREAVHEKWFICSFCGKSFDRFSHLQMHQRIHTGEKPFRCATCGKNFSQQSNLRTHQKIHRKTRTYT